The DNA window TTTTCCCAATTTAGTTAAGAAAATTCGGCGTCGTTTCCTCCGAGAACCTCAACACGGAACTCAGTATCACTCGACCCACGATCCCGGATCGTTTCACTAATATTCCCAGACGGGCGTCCCAGACGCAAAATCTCTAGCGCGCAGGATGTCCCAGACAATCCTCTCAGTCTACTCAGTTATGGAAGAATTTACCAGACGTTTTTAGCCAATAGTTTGCTTTAACCTCTACAGCCTaatgtcatcagctggggcaaccCCACAAACTCTTTGAGCGACCGCAGTATTAAAACAACTAGGTTTGAACGTCTGTAAACCTAGTTGAGTGTTCTTACTGTAAGAATAATTTAGGTGTAAGAACCACCAGACGCTGACACAAAGTATAATTAAAAGACCGATCAATCCAAACAGCGTCCGGTttgacattcacaaaaagacgtctattaaatcaaatcactggtgTTCGAGTCAATGATTCTAGAACGTTTTCCAAATagggaaagacagattttaacctTATACTGACAGGCAGAGACAAGGCCCTAAGAGGCAAAGTTCCTCTTACCTTACAAGTCGGGGTACCCTTTGGAGTTGTCTCTGTCCGGCAGGAGTCCAGCCaagatcacgtcggggtcaccaaatgttgaagtggagccaaataatatggtcctaaagacccttggtcctccagcttcgtgttcgttttctcttggttgtggacaatttctgaacagagttaaataaacaaaacactcagtgaaatgtcgacgcttcaaagtttatttttcaattgcaaagagaatattctcggcactttgtctcatgggagattacttcctgcagagtgcgaggatgcacttgcagcacatggattttatgcacatcagaaggcggggttcacctggtatcacaacagctgcaagatagcaggcaagacagtgggttacattcaggtgatgtcatgatgcgccaattatctgagaagaaagaggaagacggccttgcagacggcctggcaagaggtgataagcagacaggtcatgaaaactatcgtagctatacgccaattatctaagaagatatacgccaattatcagagaagaaagaggaagacggccttgcaagagtttctgctcgactagctgtgcaagcaatttagcataagtcagcagttctaactgtcacgtgatgtgacctaagatgaactttaagctcagtaactttccacagcaaaataacataaaaagatataattccaacataacataaaaagatataattccaacataacataaaaagatataattccaacataacataaaaagatataattccaacaagaGAAACAACTAGCTTACTCTACAATTCTAAAATGACAAGATATTAACAACGATTGTGTGACGAAAGCGAACTAAGACGCCGCggtgaaacaaacacaacaggtagTGACGGAAAACGCTAACCGCAACAGGAAGTCGATCCGCAGGGGTGAGTTCTCAGAGGAGACATCAGGACCAAACATGAAGCGTATCATCGTTCTGTCGGGTGAGAATCACAGGGAGAACACCTCAGACTCAATGTTCTCATAGATTCTGCTCGGATGTAACCCCtggcgtgtgtgtctgtgtgtgtgtgtgtctgtgtgtgtgtgtgtgtgtgtgtgtgtgtgtgtgtctgtagttgtgttgtgtttgtgtgaaggcGTGAGGTTTGGTCAGCTCTGCAATGGGAATCCTACGAACAGGAGGACGTCTGACAGCTGGGGTGGCCGACATTATGGAGCCAGACGGTAATGCAGCACCGCAGTGATCACTGTAATCACTATCAGTGATCATGATCAATAATCGCAGTCAATGAACATTGGTCTCATATGTAATCTAGTCGGAGTGCACGCTAATATTTCAAATActtcacattttaatattttaaatactgCAAATTTGATGAGCTGGTCCCGTGTTCCAGGAGGACGAGGACCCACGGAGGTCTGGATATCAGTTGTGCCGATGGATCCGTGGTCTATGCCCCGTTTGACGTGACGCTCCACGGACGGGTCATCGTTTACACTGACCCCAAGAAGGCAGCCATCAACAACGGCATCAACCTGAGAGGAGAGGGTCGGTCTCTACTACTTTAGACATTAACTGTAACCgcaatgtaatgtttttatatttcagtcTTGTAGTATTCCCAAGATGCTTTGTCTACCtgcatgtattattttttttactgcagtaaCTGGGGTGTAGTAGtgttgttaccatggtaactggTGTGTATTAGTCGTAGTAACTTGTATAACTACTCACAGGTCTGTGCTTCAAGTTGTTCTACGTCCAGCCTGACAAAACCTCGGGTTCGGTGGCGAGGGGCGAGCGGCTCGGCGTCATGTTGAACATGCAGAGCGTCTACCCAGGAATCACCTCACACGTCCACGTCCAGATGTGTAACAAGACCGACCCCACACCGtacttctgattggctcacaGAGGACGTCTGTGGCATCAGGACTGTGTACACAAGTCTGTTTACTTGAAGTACATAATTTACAACttgattttttaatattctgaagATGTCTACTTCCTGGACAGTTGGATTAATGTCTTGCTGAACTCAAAAGTTTGCTAAAACTAAACAATTCCAACACTTacagagagctgaaaatctgttttctctGAGTGTTGGATTCTTTTCAAGCAAACTTTTGAGGAGTTACGGTATACAGAGGCCACATAACGAACTTGCTCGCTTCCGCCAGTGTAAATGTTATCTGCATCACAACTTATTGAAGGAAAAGTGACACGTTTGttcaaatattcatatttatttcaataaatgttATATTAAACTACTACCAATGCTGTACATAAAACACGTGTAATTATATATTTGCTACGGTGGAGTTCAGTCTCTGCTGTACGCAGGCCATCGTCTCCTGGTGCTAATCCTTTTGCCCTGCACAGAAGCAAACATGAAGTTTGATCAGATCTCCGCTCAgacaaagtgtgtgtggtgatgttGTAGAGAATGAAGCATTGTGGGAttggaaggaggaggggggactCTACTTACATAGTTATGCCTTGCCGACCATTCTGGGTGCTGCTGCATGTGGAGTTCTCTCTCTTGTTCAGCTTTCGCGTAATATATATCCTTCTCTTCTTGTGACAACCACTTCCACTGTGGACAGACGACAACACACACTTAgtagtaacacaaacacacactggaaagATGTGTgttagtacacacacacgtgcagaaGCACATCAACAAACTCACGCAGCTTGTACAAAAACCATTAGTTTATGCTCAGTGTTCCAAACGCAACTTCATTTCTTTGGCGTTTGTAGGGAGTGTTCCCTGTTACCAACACTGATCAAATCTAACAGACACAAACGTCCAAAAGTAAAACCTTTACCTGCTGCCCCAGAGCTGCATTCACGACGCCGCTCCCCTGGCGCTGGATGCTCGGGTCCACATTCATCCTTTGTTCCTTCAGGAACAGCATGAAGGCATTCGGAGGCTTCTTCACGTACGGACGGCAGCCATCCGACTTCTTTGTGGAACGAGTCCTGTGACACATTAGAGAGCTGACGTTAACAGAGACACGTGGAGAAGCAGGACGATACCCAACATGTGTTGGTAGAACGGATTGAAGAGGAGTCCATTCAGGATGAAACGCTCCAGAACAAACTCACCATTTTGATCTTGCATTGAAGGTTCTTGCTGGAGGAACATCAGCAGCAACAAAGGAGGGAACCTCAGATAGTGTGTGAAATAAGACTGGATCTCCATTCCTTGACAGAGAGAGACGTGCATTAGATCACAGAAACAAAGTCAGACGTCAGTGGCTGCTTTCATTCTGGTGTCTGTCACTTACAGCATTCCATCAACTTGATACTGAGGGCTCCACGCCCCTGGGATGTTCTGGACCTGGAGGCACAAGCACAACAAGTGGTTAGATGAGCTGCAAAAGTTTCACCTGGACCATCCCCAAAGAAAATGAAGTGAGGAGCTGGGCTTACGGTTTGTAGAGGAGCAGCAACAGGACTCCTGAACGTCTCTGGCGTCAGGATGTTCTGTTCAGCCCCCCGATTCTGGAGGTGGTCTGGTGGAGCGGCAGGGGGGTGACAGTGGAACGCCACTGGGATGTTCTCCACGGGACACTGAACCTGATGGTCCTctggtggagcagcaggagggtCACAGATGGATGAATCCATGTCAAACAGCTGCCTCATTTCCTCTTCCAGAAGATTTTCACCCCCCCACTGGTCCAGTGAGGTCAGAAGGTCCGACTGTTCAGCACCCTGTTGGGGCTCTGCTGGGGCAACAAGGGGGTCACTGCTGGATGAATCAACGCAAAGCAGCTCTATCACCTCCTCCAGAGGAATTTCACCCCCCCACTGGTCCAGTGAGGTCAGAAGGTCTGACAGTTCCTCCACAGGACCCTGAACCTGTTGGGGCTCTGCTGGAGCGGCAGGGGGGTCACTGCTGGAGAGAGATTCCAGCACGTTCTCTTCAAGCCACTTGTCCAGGTGTAGATCAGCAAGTAAAGGGTCCATGCTGGATAACAGGGGGGGCAGGTTCTCCTCAATTAAGTCCATCAGCAGCTGGACTTCCTCCTCCAGGGGGGCCGGATGGTTGGACTGGATTTTCATTGTGTCGTCTGGCACTGGGATCCTACAACACAAAACAGATCACCGTTAGTTCCTTcatgggtcagaggtcattacATCATGTTTGGACTTTACAGTAAAAAGATGTGATGGATGAAGGAATGTTGTTCTGAATCAACTGCTCAGGTGGACTGAACGTTTTTAGAATCAAATCTTATTGCTCCAATTAAGATGTACGTATATCTTAATGCTCCAAAAATAACAATCCATCACATCAGTGTTTTTACCACTCGTTGTTCTGGTCAAGGCTGTCATAACATCAGCCCAAATTTTAGGATTTGCACATTTTGAAAAGTATTGAACTCTTTctgattgtttaaaaaaaaaaaaaaatcaggattcTAATGACAAAAAGgccatagaaataaaataaatctaaacatATAAAATGAATGATGCCTTCTAGCAGCACCTGGGATCATGTGTCACTTCTGCTCGTCCTCTAACTAAAggtgtgagctgctgctgctgctgtggtgaGTCCTGCTCCTGAGTGTGTTTAGTGCTGCAGTACCGACGGGAGtcctgacaggtgtgtgtgtcagtggtcacTCACCACACGTCCACAGGAACTGACTCCATTGTGCTGACTTCTGCTGTCTGCATGTGAACCTTCTGGTGTCTCAACACAAATGAAGGCTGCAGGTTCCCAACCGCTGGAACCTGAGTTCAATctctttgtgacgtcacaaagaaATAACGCTGGTGGTTTCATGCCAACAGGTGAGCGTTGGAGTGATGTCCACAGGTGTGAGCATACCTGCTGTCTGCGTGATTCTGAACGGAATCTTTCTCCAGACGTGAGGGGGTGTTGATGATCGAATCGGGGGTTGATGATCGAATCGAACCGGGAGGAGAGCCGGTACCGACCCGCCCGACGGGTCCCCCACCCCGCGGTGCCCCCGATGGAGCGCACATTGGAACTCATGAGGATGGAAACCCCGACAGACCTGGTCTGCGCCAAGATGATCCGACCGGAGAGTTTTTAATCAATCACGGATCGATTAAAAATAAACGTGTGTGTGGACGCTCACACAACTCCCGTCTCTTCAGGGGTTTGTCTGGTTTTTGTAGCATCATAAGGTTTATTTGATAGGTTTGTGTTAAAATTTctcataaatttttttttaattaatttgccATGTAATAAAATGACATAGATCTTAAAAGTGATGcttaaatatttcatcaaatgAAACTGTTGAAAAAGCAAAGATTTCACATCACATTCCAACAAACgtgttttatattaaatatttatttagatgAAAACATACAAGACAACAACAGCTGTGATGCTTCACCACTGAACGGCCTGGAGGGAAAACTACAAAAACCAGACAAACCCCTGAAGAGACGTGAGTTGTGTGAGCGTCCACACACACGTTTGTTGTAAACTGTTGTAAATCGATCCGTGATTGATTAAAAACTCTCCGGTCGGATCATCTTGGCGCAGATCAGCTCTGTCGGGGTTTCCATCCTCATGAGTTCCAATGTGCGCTCCATCGGGGGCACCGCGGGGTGGGGGACCCGTCGGGCGGGTCGGTACCGGCTCTCGTCCCGGTTCGATTCGATCATCAACCCCCGATTCGATCATCAACACCCCCTCACGTCTGGAGAAAGATTCCGTTCAGAATCACGCAGACAGCAGGTATGCTCACACCTGTGGACATCACTCCAACGCTCACCTGTTGGCATGAAACCACCAGCGTTATttctttgtgacgtcacaaagagATTGAACTCAGGTTCCAGCGGTTGGGAACCTGCAGCCTTCATTTGTGTTGAGACACCAGAAGGTTCACATGCAGACAGCAGAAGTCAGCACAATGGAATCAGTTCCTGTGGACGTGTGGTGAgtgaccactgacacacacacctgtcaggaCTCCCGTCGGTACTGCAGCACTAAACACACTCAGGAGCAGGACtcaccacagcagcagcagcagcagcagctcacaccTTTAGTTAGAGGACGAGCAGAAGTGACACATGATCCCAGGTGCTGCTAGAAGGCATCATTCATTTTATATgtttagatttattttctttctatgGCCTTTTGAAtcctgattttaattttttttttaaaacaatcagAAAGAGTTCAATACTTTTCAAAATGTGCAAACCCTAAAATTTTGGCTGATGTTATGACAGCCTTGACCAGAACAACGAGTGGTAAAAACACTGATGTGATGGATTGTTATTTTTGGAGCATTAAGATATACGTACATCTTAATTGGAGCAATAAGATTTGATTCTAAAAACGTTCAGTCCACCTGAGCAGTTGATTCAGAACAACATTCCTTCATCCATCACATCTTTTTACTGTAAAGTCCAAACATGATgtaatgacctctgacccatgAAGGAACTAACGGTGATCTGTTTTGTGTTGTAGGATCCCAGTGCCAGACGACACAATGAAAATCCAGTCCAACCATCCGGCCCCCCTGGAGGAGGAAGTCCAGCTGCTGATGGACTTAATTGAGGAGAACCTGCCCCCCCTGTTATCCAGCATGGACCCTTTACTTGCTGATCTACACCTGGACCAGTGGCTTGAAGAGAACGTGCTGGAATCTCTCTCCAGCAGTGACCCCCCTGCCGCTCCAGCAGAGCCCCAACAGGTTCAGGGTCCTGTGGAGGAACTGTCAGACCTTCTGACCTCACTGGACCAGTGGGGGGGTGAAATTCCTCTGGAGGAGGTGATAGAGCTGCTTTGCGTTGATTCATCCAGCAGTGACCCCCTTGTTGCCCCAGCAGAGCCCCAACAGGGTGCTGAACAGTCGGACCTTCTGACCTCACTGGACCAGTGGGGGGGTGAAAATCTTCTGGAAGAGGAAATGAGGCAGCTGTTTGACATGGATTCATCCATCTGTGaccctcctgctgctccaccagAGGACCATCAGGTTCAGGGTCCCGTGGAGAACATCCCAGTGGCGTTCCACTGTCACCCCCCTGCCGCTCCACCAGACCACCTCCAGAATCGGGGGGGTGAACAGAACATCCTGACGCCAGAGACGTTCAGGAGTCCTGTTGCTGCTCCTCTACAAACCGTAAGCCCAGCTCCTCACTTCATTTTCTTTGGGGATGGTCCAGGTGAAACTTTTGCAGCTCATCTAACCACTTGTTGTGCTTGTGCCTCCAGGTCCAGAACATCCCAGTGGCGTGGAGCCCTCAGTATCAAGTTGATGGAATGCTGTAAGTGACAGACACCAGAATGAAAGCAGCCACTGACGTCTGACTTTGTTTCTGTGATCTAATGCACGTCTCTCTCTGTCAAGGAATGGAGATCCAGTCTTATTTCACACACTATCTGAGGTTCCCTCCTTTGTTGCTGCTGATGTTCCTCCAGCAAGAACCTTCAATGCAAGATCAAAATGGTGAGTTTTGTTCTGGAGCGTTTCATCCTGAATGGACTCCTCTTCAATCCGTTCTACCAACACATGTTGGGTATCGTCCTGCTTCTCCACGTGTCTCTGTTAACGTCAGCTCTCTAATGTGTCACAGGACTCGTTCCACAAAGAAGTCGGATGGCTGCCGTCCGTACGTGAAGAAGCCTCCGAATGCCTTCATGCTGTTCCTGAAGGAACAAAGGATGAATGTGGACCCGAGCATCCAGCGCCAGGGGAGCGGCGTCGTGAATGCAGCTCTGGGGCAGCAGGTAAAGGTTTTACTTTTGGACGTTTGTGTCTGTTAGATTTGATCAGTGTTGGTAACAGGGAACACTCCCTACAAACGCCAAAGGAATGAAGTTGCGTTTGGAACACTGAGCATAAACTAATGGTTTTTGTACAAGCTGCGTGAGTTTGTTGATGTGCTTCTGCACGTGTGTGTACTAACACACATctttccagtgtgtgtttgtgttactacTAAGTGTGTGTTGTCGTCTGTCCACAGTGGAAGTGGTTGTCACAAGAAGAGAAGGATATATATTACGCGAAAGCTGAACAAGAGAGAGAACTCCACATGCAGCAGCACCCAGAATGGTCGGCAAGGCATAACTATGTAAGTAGagtcccccctcctccttccaaTCCCACAATGCTTCATTCTCTACaacatcaccacacacactttgtcTGAGCGGAGATCTGATCAAACTTCATGTTTGCTTCTGTGCAGGGCAAAAGGATTAGCACCAGGAGACGATGGCCTGCGTACAGCAGAGACTGAACTCCACCGTAGCAAATATATAATTACACGTGTTTTATGTACAGCATTGGTAGTAGTTTAATATaacatttattgaaataaatatgaatatttgaaCAAACGTGTCACTTTTCCTTCAATAAGTTGTGATGCAGATAACATTTACACTGGCGGAAGCGAGCAAGTTCGTTATGTGGCCTCTGTATACCGTAACTCCTCAAAAGTTTGCTTGAAAAGAATCCAAAACTCagagaaaacagattttcagctctctgtAAGTGTTGGAATTGTTTAGTTTTAGCAAACTTTTGAGTTCAGCAAGACATTAATCCAACTGTCCAGGAAGTAGACATcttcagaatattaaaaaatcaaGTTGTAAATTATGTACTTCAAGTAAACAGACTTGTGTAATTtctgaaaacactttaatttcACAGTATTCAATTTATGAATGTAAAAGGTAAAtgctaaaccctaaccccctaaccataacccaaaCCCAGACCCAGATGTAGGACAGACAGATCCTGCAGAGAGTTGAGTAGAATGTTGatgtggaaaatgtgttttcacagaaGCTCAGAGAAGAGCCAAACAACAGCTTTACATTTTATCACATTACACAGTCCTGATGCCACAGACGTCCTCtgtgagccaatcagaagtaCGGTGTGGGGTCGGTCTTGTTACACATCTGGACGTGGACGTGTGAGGTGATTCCTGGGTAGACGCTCTGCATGTTCAACATGACGCCGAGCCGCTCGCCCCTCGCCACCGAACCCGAGGTTTTGTCAGGCTGGACGTAGAACAACTTGAAGCACAGACCTGTGAGTAGTTATACAAGTTACTACGACTAATACACAccagttaccatggtaacaacaCTACTACACCCCAGttactgcagtaaaaaaaataatacatgcaGGTAGACAAAGCATCTTGGGAATACTACAAgactgaaatataaaaacattacattgcGGTTACAGTTAATATCTAAAGTAGTAGAGACCGACCCTCTCCTCTCAGGTTGATGCCGTTGTTGATGGCTGCCTTCTTGGGGTCAGTGTAAACGATGACCCGTCCGTGGAGCGTCACGTCAAACGGGGCATAGACCACGGATCCATCGGCACAACTGATATCCAGACCTCTGTGGGTCCTCGTACCCCTGGAACACGGGACCAGCTCATCAAATTTGcagtatttaaaatattaaaatgtgaagTATTTGAAATATTAGCATGGACTCCGACTAGATTACATCTGAGGCCAATGGTCATTGACTGTGATTATTGATCATGATCACTGATAGTGATTACAGTGATCACTGCGGTGCTGCATTACCGTCTGGCTCCATAATTTCCGCCACCCCAGCTGTCAGACGTCCTCCTTCTGTTCGTAGGATTCCCATTGCAGAGCTGACCAAACCTCACgccttcacacaaacacaacacaactacagacacacacacacacacacacacacacacacacacacacacacacacacacacacacacacacacacacgcgcgcgccaGGGGTTACATCCAAGCAGAATCTATGAGAACATTGAGTCTGAGGTGTTTTCCCTGTGATTCTCACCCAACAGAATGATGATACGCTTCATGTTTGGTCCTGATGTCTCCTCTGAGAACTCACCCTCCTCCTTTAAAAGCTGCAGTTACATTATGGTGGAAAGTCCATCGCAGATTTGACTGTTTCACAATGAACAAACAGCCTGCTTCAGGTGATCAATACAGGAAGTTGATAATCACAGAACAACttgttttgatgaaaatgagactCAAAGAGACAGACTGTTTGAGCCAAAACTGTAATTATGAAATCCAGCAAGTCTGCGGTGAAAGCACAGCTTTGTTCATGTGGATTGTTTTACTGATTGATTAAATAGTTTGTGATGTCTGATCGATAGATTACATTACCCATAACCTGATATATAGAGATGGACTGAGCTTGAGCCGCTACCATACCAATAACAAACAGCAGCTAACCTTACAAACACATCATCCAGAAAAAGTCCAGTGTGATGACAGAGCAGTCTGAACTTTATGAATCATTTCAAACTTTGTTAACAGTAGTTTATTAAAAGTagttaataaacaaatggaacACTCTGTTCTTTCCTTGGATCAAATAGAGAGGCCACAAGCATTCCCACATTTCTGTTAAAAAATGAAGActaagaaaac is part of the Antennarius striatus isolate MH-2024 chromosome 21, ASM4005453v1, whole genome shotgun sequence genome and encodes:
- the LOC137588430 gene encoding leukocyte cell-derived chemotaxin-2-like encodes the protein MKRIIILLVVLCLCEGVRFGQLCNGNPTNRRRTSDSWGGGNYGARRGTRTHRGLDISCADGSVVYAPFDVTLHGRVIVYTDPKKAAINNGINLRGEGLCFKLFYVQPDKTSGSVARGERLGVMLNMQSVYPGITSHVHVQMCNKTDPTPYF
- the LOC137587979 gene encoding leukocyte cell-derived chemotaxin-2-like, translated to MKRIIVLSVVLCLCEGVRFGQLCNGNPTNRRTSDSWGGRHYGARRRTRTHGGLDISCADGSVVYAPFDVTLHGRVIVYTDPKKAAINNGINLRGEGLCFKLFYVQPDKTSGSVARGERLGVMLNMQSVYPGITSHVHVQMCNKTDPTPYF